In the Flavobacterium sp. 90 genome, CAGCTTTTATCCATGTTACATTTTTAGTATCGTTTGGAGTTCTTGCAATAGCAGTAATGTCATGATTTCTGTTTGCTAATTCGTTTAAAATTGCTGAGCCAACAAATCCGGTTGCTCCAATAATTGCGATTTTCATAGTATATAATTTAAGTTTGTAATAAAAAATGTTACAGTTTTGTTCAAAAAAATGCCTTTAAAATTGATTAGAAAAATCTTCAAGTGAAATACCTTCTAATTGTAGACTAACTTTTTGATTCATATCAGCATATAAAGAACTTAGATTTTCATTGATCTTTTTTCCAACAGGACAATCAGGATTAGGCTGATTTTTTGCATATCCTAAGTTAATGGTTTCAAAGGTCATTTCAAATATTTCTTTTAATGTAATTTTCGAAGGATCGACAGACAGTTTTGTTCCGCCATTTTTACCTTCTTTGCTTTCTACAATATGATGTGCTTTTAAGTTGGCAATTTCTTTTCGAACCAAAACAGGATTCAAATTGATGCTTCCCGCAATATACTCAGATGACAAAAAATCATTTGGGTATTTTGTCAGCAAAGTCAAAATGTGAATCGTTATGGCAAATTTACCTGAAATCATACTGTAATAAATTATGTTACAAATGTAGAGAGGTTTTTTCGAATAAAAAAAGTTTTAACTAAAAATTAATGATACGAATGAGAATCACAGCTTAAAAACAAACAGGAATTTATACGCATTATTCGTTTGAATAACGCGTATTTCCCGGGATGAACTATTTGATTTTTGATTGATTTCTAATTGCAGAAAAATATACCCAGCCTATAAAAAGGAACTGTAACGGTATTCTGAACCATAGGTAAGAAGTGCCTTTTCCGCTATAATCCGCCGCTTGTAGATTTATATTGTGACAGGCAGCATAGATATTTGCAGGAAGAAGCATTATAAAAAATATGATAAGAAGTTTGCCGCTAAGCACTTTTGTAGCAGGAATTAAAAGCCAAACTGCGGCAATGAGTTCGATAATTCCTGTTACGTAGACAATTACAACAGGTGAGGGCAAAAAGGAGATCATCATCGCCATTCCTTTGGCAAAAGCAAAATGACCAATGGCTGTAAATACAAGCATCGCTGCCATAGCAATTCTTCCGGCAAGTGCTGTTTCAAATCTTTTAGTTATAAGTCTTATAATTAGCAAAGCAATTGCAAAAACTCCGAATAAAATAAATAAGGTTTCCATATCTTTTTTTATGCAAAGTTGCACGCAAAAGGAACCTTAAACAATGAACCTGGGTTAATAAATGCGTTTTCTTATTCGGCTCAACGCTTGTGGAGTAATACCAATATAAGAAGCAAGATACTTTTGAGGAATCTTCTGGATTAATTGTGGTTGCTCTGTAAATAAATTGCGATAGCGCTGTTCAGCAGAATCATTAAGAAGAGAAAGTTCTCTCTTAGTCTTTTTTAGAAATAAGCTTTCGCTTGCAAGACGACCAATTGTGTTACCAATTTTAGTTTCAGCATAAATGTCCTGAAGATCATTATAAGATATACGCCAAAGTACAGTATCAGCCAAAGCTTCAATGGTATAATGCGCGGGTAATCGTGTAATAAAGGAATCGTAGCCGCTTGCAAATTCGCCATCAAATACAAATGCAAAAGTAAGATCACTTTCTTCACGAGCGATATAATATCGGACTAATCCTTTCTCGACAAATGAAAGATAGTTTTCCAAATGGTCTTTTTTAAGTATAGCGGCTTTCTTTGGGAATTCCTCAC is a window encoding:
- a CDS encoding Rrf2 family transcriptional regulator, translated to MISGKFAITIHILTLLTKYPNDFLSSEYIAGSINLNPVLVRKEIANLKAHHIVESKEGKNGGTKLSVDPSKITLKEIFEMTFETINLGYAKNQPNPDCPVGKKINENLSSLYADMNQKVSLQLEGISLEDFSNQF
- a CDS encoding Crp/Fnr family transcriptional regulator; its protein translation is MQQIRDNFERMAKLSDEEWDAFSSKLIREEFPKKAAILKKDHLENYLSFVEKGLVRYYIAREESDLTFAFVFDGEFASGYDSFITRLPAHYTIEALADTVLWRISYNDLQDIYAETKIGNTIGRLASESLFLKKTKRELSLLNDSAEQRYRNLFTEQPQLIQKIPQKYLASYIGITPQALSRIRKRIY